A genomic window from Osmia bicornis bicornis chromosome 6, iOsmBic2.1, whole genome shotgun sequence includes:
- the LOC114874647 gene encoding E3 ubiquitin-protein ligase lubel isoform X12, with translation MNVSAIFLSRVHYPSHHGQIDSILAASGPVTSRFLEDPLEKSRLCVCEIAFTGGSSKNPGAEKWRPMAISNPSTRLRMARSMPHWVLAQQQKETEQHQQRRPPTPPKIPPPSLSGDCGDPDYEIIEFPTRPQPLKSSTPNVGKCALCGTENVFARCDICNGNYCEACDDMNHKHPKRKGHVRRRILTEFATKTRPPLPPKGENLSSPPPIPPPRRNRKNAQAKSTQNQGSTNLSLIERVGSLKRNLPNTGRPLSATLDAKTVSKSMHAVNSPSTDGSTSGTGTDKMSTLQERYRKYQEAMRAQDANRRRHTSSDISRDALNARPVSLGSPKLPPPVPPPPPPRSMMQSASVCDLSSPQMWNSGMHQTQSMAHLGPGGVPLMWYPPNPPWDMTMGGSTMSLNHPAMWAYPMGYPPSQMLPPHYPGSLSRAHSPARSLKSSRRSRAASPSPSMKSRKSLASRSRSRRSQGSPSDASSEDSGESDFDDRLSRSSRSRRGSVSRSVRQRSYHEDEVPRNLLPRSRRERLMSEERMTSTEDQWSEGHSSKRYPPLQNTTNSRRRYDQDERRLSKLDSRLDRVPNGSYRRRRSTDEESSDRRSTLPARSSRVTSSSDDHFEKAEISARRNEDDVPVKRASSVRRDVRLDDFERSSRRDSRRSSIDSDTQTPRKTTSRDVSSRRNREAENNDELVPRPSSRNQRSRDPSRDRETPSKREPSLRRDVSVDEIDKSPAKRASDNQSSRKTPSRESVPRRIPQSDDKQTSRPGSRNQEEIRGKRVEESPPEKRETIEDRSKSPKNVSERIAMEIPKEEWACEHCTFINDVNDRVCVVCCKTKSSALPPSNPENFEDVPSASEPPKSESATTSSNVSNPSSDLEKRTSLLKISNSEESGDSGSAKNKDTQENPLVECSSVTKNESTVGTSSVPESTDNVDIANDRRTSQRPMLEKISKTHSVSTGTSPPPQSISTQTYDYLPVRGSAAFVRAASASKGLLYYEDSDAENDTERLFQEQSRFANSPELYPHTIQEQYLQQLIAAPSRDRTRRNSIDSTHLYYRSRESSQPRFLEAGPSSQTVSTLTRQGLEIVELLREAERHGYSTDDVQVALSQGSSNPIDWLKTQWPHLVETVQVLATTQGKELKENNVGVLSAAEAKEALRLTKGDVWNAVAIAIQRRQLKCEEIMKKGNFAMPEVVKALENNAGAEDAALFELQKNQLKPFLMRIWGPPVGVENDEAAPREDAAGAVGGGEGVSEQVSNVSDSEARKQRIARRLLAEGKASNYDEAEVAASLLALKFGDVEALQAAKECSSVESALAFLQQECELCTGRFAMSQMVSMLKCVHRCCNECAKNYFTIQISDRNITDAVCPFCKEPNLKDANEDEVLEYFSNLDIQLKTLLDPPIHELFQRKLRDRTLMQDPNFKWCIQCSSGFYADPDQKRLICPDCRSVTCAQCRRPWEKQHQGITCEQFAAWKDQNDPDNQAAGLAKHLADNGIDCPKCKFRYSLSRGGCMHFTCSQCKYEFCCGCGKAFMMGAKCSVSPYCAKLGLHAHHPRNCLFYLRDKEPAQLQQLLKDNGIEYDTDGPAGERKCKVQLQKETPTGVVDAICNSDVVEGHAGLCRIHYIEYLVRLIRQTQLEPLSLLNIDDLETCVRRAGIKLPSNWQHYIEYLAGLVLKGKLDPVAIFDLNDAKQELRRRGKVPPAKDQEMSERDYLEACIQVVRKEIPLE, from the exons ATGAATGTGAGTGCGATCTTCCTTTCACGAGTGCATTATCCGTCGCATCATGGCC AAATAGATTCGATTTTGGCCGCTTCCGGCCCAGTGACGTCACGCTTTCTCGAGGATCCACTCGAAAAATCTCGATTGTGCGTCTGCGAAATCGCATTCACCGGCGGTTCGTCCAAG AACCCGGGAGCTGAAAAATGGCGCCCGATGGCCATCTCGAACCCATCGACCCGTTTGCGCATGGCAAGGTCCATGCCCCATTGGGTACTG GCGCAGCAGCAGAAGGAAACGGAACAACATCAGCAACGACGACCACCGACCCCACCGAAGATACCGCCACCCTCGCTCTCCGGAGACTGTGGTGACCCGGACTACGAGATCATCGAATTTCCCACCCGACCGCAACCTCTAAAGTCCTCGACACCGAACGTCGGCAAGTGTGCATTATGCGGCACGGAGAACGTGTTCGCACGTTGCGACATCTGCAACGGCAATTACTGCGAGGCCTGCGACGACATGAACCATAAGCACCCAAAGAGAAAAGGCCACGTACGAAGAAGAATCCTGACGGAATTCGCGACGAAAACGCGACCGCCTTTGCCACCGAAAGGGGAGAACCTGTCGAGTCCACCACCGATCCCTCCGCCCAGACGAAATCGCAAGAACGCTCAG GCTAAATCGACGCAAAACCAGGGATCCACGAATCTCTCCTTGATCGAGAGGGTCGGCAGTTTGAAGCGAAATCTACCGAATACCGGCCGGCCACTCTCGGCTACCTTAGACGCGAAAACCGTGTCGAAATCCATGCACGCCGTCAACTCACCCTCTACCGATGGATCTACATCGGGAACAGGCACCGACAAGATGTCTACTCTTCAG GAGAGGTACAGAAAATACCAAGAAGCGATGAGAGCTCAGGACGCGAACAGAAGAAGACACACTTCATCCGACATTTCAAGAGACGCGTTGAACGCAAGGCCAGTTAGCTTAGGCAGCCCGAAACTGCCGCCTCCGGTTCCACCTCCGCCCCCGCCTAGATCTATGATGCAGTCGGCCAGCGTTTGCGATTTATCCTCGCCTCAAATGTGGAATTCTGGAATGCATCAG ACTCAATCGATGGCTCATCTGGGCCCAGGAGGCGTGCCCCTAATGTGGTACCCACCGAATCCCCCATGGGACATGACCATGGGTGGTTCGACGATGAGTTTGAACCACCCAGCAATGTGGGCATATCCCATGGGATATCCTCCGTCGCAAATGCTTCCACCACATTATCCAGGCTCTTTGTCGAGAGCGCACAGTCCCGCGAGAAGCTTAAAATCCAGCAGAAGATCCAGGGCTGCCTCGCCCTCGCCCAGTATGAAATCCAGGAAATCGTTAGCCTCGAGATCGCGATCCAGAAGATCGCAAGGATCGCCTTCCGACGCGAGCTCCGAGGATTCCGGCGAATCGGACTTCGACGACAGGCTTTCGCGCAGCTCGAGAAGCAGACGGGGAAGCGTGTCCAGAAGCGTCAGACAGAGGAGCTATCACGAGGACGAGGTTCCTAGGAATTTATTACCCAGGAGTCGTCGCGA GCGCCTAATGTCAGAAGAGAGGATGACGAGCACCGAGGATCAATGGTCCGAGGGTCACTCCAGCAAACGGTACCCACCGCTGCAAAACACCACCAATTCTCGTCGACGTTACGACCAAGACGAACGGAGACTCTCGAAACTAGATTCGCGATTGGATCGCGTTCCAAACGGTAGCTATCGTCGAAGACGAAGCACCGACGAGGAGTCGTCGGATCGAAGGTCCACCTTACCGGCTCGATCGTCCAGGGTCACCAGCTCCTCCGACGATCATTTCGAGAAGGCAGAAATATCCGCTCGACGGAATGAAGACGATGTCCCGGTGAAAAGAGCCTCCTCTGTTCGAAGGGACGTAAGATTGGACGACTTTGAGAGATCCTCTCGCCGAGATTCCCGAAGATCCTCCATCGACAGCGACACGCAGACCCCCAGGAAGACTACCTCGCGAGACGTGTCCTCCAGAAGAAACCGGGAAGCAGAAAATAATGACGAGCTCGTGCCTCGTCCTTCCTCGAGAAATCAAAGAAGCCGCGATCCGTCCCGAGATCGGGAGACACCTTCGAAAAGAGAACCCTCCTTGAGAAGAGACGTTTCCGTCGATGAAATTGATAAATCTCCCGCCAAACGAGCTTCTGATAATCAGAGCAGCAGGAAAACACCGTCTCGCGAGTCTGTCCCTAGGAGAATTCCTCAGAGCGATGATAAACAGACATCGAGACCCGGTAGCAGAAATCAAGAAGAGATACGGGGAAAAAGGGTCGAAGAAAGTCCTCCGGAGAAACGCGAAACGATAGAGGATCGTTCGAAGTCACCGAAAAATGTCAGCGAGAGGATCGCGATGGAGATACCGAAAGAGGAATGGGCCTGCGAGCATTGCACCTTCATAAACGACGTGAACGATCGCGTTTGCGTGGTTTGTTGCAAAACCAAGAGCAGTGCGCTACCACCGAGTAACCCCGAAAATTTCGAGGATGTCCCAAGCGCAAGCGAACCTCCTAAAAGCGAGTCAGCGACCACGTCCAGCAACGTGAGCAATCCGAGTTCCGATTTGGAAAAACGAACGAGCTTACTAAAAATTTCGAACAGCGAGGAAAGTGGAGATAGCGGTTCCGCAAAGAACAAAG ATACGCAAGAAAATCCTCTCGTTGAATGCTCTTCGGTAACGAAAAATGAGTCCACAGTAGGAACGAGCAGTGTACCAGAGTCTACCGATAACGTTGATATTGCGAACGATAGAAGAACAAGTCAACGACCGATGCttgaaaaaatttccaaaaccCATTCGGTTTCCACCGGAACCTCGCCGCCGCCTCAGAGCATCTCCACTCAA ACGTACGACTATCTTCCAGTGAGAGGAAGCGCAGCTTTCGTAAGAGCTGCATCCGCCTCGAAGGGATTATTGTATTATGAGGACAGCGACGCAGAG aacgATACGGAGCGTCTGTTCCAGGAACAAAGCAGATTCGCGAACAGTCCAGAGCTCTATCCTCACACGATTCAGGAACAATATCTTCAGCAACTGATCGCCGCTCCTAGCAGGGACCGTACGCGACGAAACTCCATCGACTCGACCCACCTTTATTATCGTTCCAGG GAATCCAGTCAGCCGAGATTCCTGGAGGCTGGCCCCAGTTCGCAGACCGTTTCGACGCTGACCCGTCAAGGTCTGGAGATCGTGGAGCTTCTGCGAGAGGCCGAGAGACACGGCTACTCGACGGATGACGTTCAAGTGGCTTTGTCGCAGGGTTCCAGCAACCCTATCGACTGGCTGAAGACGCAATGGCCTCATCTGGTGGAAACGGTACAGGTTCTGGCGACCACTCAAGGAAAAGAATTGAAGGAGAACAATGTAGGGGTGCTTTCGGCCGCAGAAGCGAAAGAAGCTTTAAGACTGACGAAAGGAGACGTTTGGAACGCTGTCGCGATAGCGATTCAACGTAGACAGTTAAAG TGCGAGGAAATCATGAAGAAAGGCAACTTCGCTATGCCGGAGGTGGTGAAAGCGTTGGAGAACAACGCCGGTGCCGAGGACGCGGCTTTGTTCGAGCTGCAAAAGAATCAATTGAAGCCTTTCTTGATGAGGATCTGGGGTCCTCCGGTCGGGGTGGAAAACGACGAGGCTGCACCGCGGGAAG ATGCGGCTGGTGCGGTCGGTGGTGGAGAGGGTGTTTCCGAACAGGTTTCCAACGTGTCGGACTCGGAAGCCAGGAAGCAG AGAATAGCGCGTCGTCTGTTGGCCGAAGGAAAAGCGTCGAATTACGACGAAGCGGAAGTGGCCGCCAGTTTGCTGGCCCTGAAATTCGGAGACGTCGAGGCTCTTCAAGCGGCCAAAGAATGCTCCAGCGTGGAATCGGCGTTGGCTTTCTTACAGCAAGAATGCGAGCTCTGCACCGGTCGTTTTGCGATGAGTCAG ATGGTGTCGATGCTGAAGTGCGTGCATCGATGCTGCAACGAGTGCGCGAAGAATTACTTCACCATTCAGATCAGCGACAGGAACATCACCGACGCGGTTTGCCCGTTCTGCAAGGAACCTAATCTGAAGGACGCGAACGAGGACGAGGTGCTCGAGTACTTCAGTAATCTCGACATACAGCTGAAGACACTTTTAGATCCTCCTATTCACGAACTCTTCCAGAGGAAACTGAGGGATAGAACGCTGATGCAGGATCCCAATTTCAAGTGGTGCATTCAG TGCTCGAGCGGATTTTACGCGGATCCGGATCAGAAACGATTAATTTGTCCCGATTGTCGATCGGTCACCTGCGCGCAATGTCGAAGACCG TGGGAGAAACAGCACCAAGGAATTACGTGCGAGCAATTCGCCGCTTGGAAAGATCAGAACGACCCGGATAATCAAGCCGCAGGTTTAGCTAAGCATCTGGCTGATAATGGGATAGATTGTCCTAAATGCaaatttcgttattctttgTCACGAGGAG GTTGCATGCACTTCACGTGCAGTCAATGCAAATACGAGTTTTGCTGCGGTTGTGGCAAGGCATTCATGATGGGAGCGAAATGCTCGGTCAGTCCTTATTGCGCGAAACTGGGCCTTCACGCTCATCATCCGCGAAACTGTCTCTTTTATCTTCGCGATAAGGAGCCGGCGCAGTTGCAACAGCTGTTAAAAGATAATGGAATCGAGTACGATACAGACGGTCCGGCCGGGGAACGCAAGTGCAAAGTGCAGTTGCAGAAAGAAACTCCCACCGGTGTCGTGGACGCGATATGCAACTCGGACGTGGTCGAGGGACACGCTGGTCTCTGCAG GATTCACTATATCGAGTATCTAGTCCGATTGATCCGGCAAACCCAACTGGAACCACTTTCGTTGCTAAATATAGACGATCTTGAGACTTGTGTCAGACGCGCTGGGATAAAGTTGCCATCAAACTG GCAGCACTACATTGAATACTTGGCGGGCCTGGTACTGAAGGGCAAACTGGATCCCGTGGCGATCTTTGACTTGAACGACGCCAAGCAAGAACTGCGCCGTCGGGGAAAAGTTCCCCCTGCGAAGGACCAGGAAATGTCCGAGCGGGATTATCTCGAGGCGTGCATTCAG GTTGTACGAAAAGAGATTCCACTGGAGTAA